GAGCGCAAGAGACTGTGTCATGTTGGCAAACCTGCTGAAGATAGTGATGCAgcaactgtaaaatttacacgtGATCTTGTATATCACGAGCTGTCTTTAATGTATAATAGTATAAAGAATGATCAGTCTGAGATCATTTTACATTTAGACTCTCAAGTGGTAACACTCGACTCTGCTGtgaagctattaaaaaaagaaaatcaagaactaaaagttaaaataaaacgtaTAAAGTTACAAAAAGACTTAATCAGTAGAAATACACAGCAAATAAAAGAATTGGAAGCTAGAATTTTTGTTAACAATGGAGGACAAGAAATCAGTAATAGCGTATGAGTTGCACAGACCAGCACGCAGAAATTATCAACGTCGTCATGTTGACATACGAGCACTTGATGAAACTTGGCAAGCTGACTTAGTTGAAGTGATTCCTTATGCAACAGTAAACAAAGGAAATAAATATCTGCTAACTgtcatagatattttttcaaagtatgctTGGGCTGTACCGATTAAGAGTAAAAGTGGCAGTGATGTCACCAGTGCAATGAAATCTATGTTTCAACTAGGTCGTGTTCCAAAAAATCTGCACGTTGACCAaggcaaagaattttataatgaagAATTTCAAGAACTCATGCAACGTAAAAACATCAATATGTACTCGACATTCAGCAACTTGAAGGCGTCCATATGTGAACGATTTAATAGgacacttaaaaataaaatgtggcgTGAATTCTCTGCACGTGGTATCGTTAAATGGATTGATATACTAGAAGACTTATTGGATACTTACAATAATACCAAACATCggacaattaaaatgaaacctGCTGATGTAACTGCTGCTAATGAAAAAGATCTGCTGGAAAGAATATACAAACCTCTTCAAGCTCAGCAACaagcacgaaaaaataaattcaaagtcgGAGACAAAGTTCGAATCAGCAAGTTCAAACATGTGTTTGGAAAAGGTTACACACCCAACTGGACGACGGAAATTCTTACAATTAAGACAGTACAGAAAACAAATCCAACAACATACAAACTTGTAAACTATCAGGATAAGCCAATTGAAGGTGGATTTTATGCAGAAAAACTCAGCAAAGTCAAATATCCAGATGTATATCTAGtggagaaaattataaaaaaacgcgGAAATAAATTGTACGTAAAGTGGCTCGGCTTCGATAGCTCCCACAACAGCTGGATTGAAAAATCTGATCTgtaaataaacttataaaatacacttatatctataaaataaaaaaacaatttttttcatttgtatataaatgttttattcattttatttacacacatatccttaaaactaatttttacatacttaaaaaaactaattttttacaatattttgcatttttttttttttttttacaaaagttttctttttttaatagatataaCATTTTCATCGTCTTTATCATCATGATTATTTGATGTGAATCCCCATGGCAATGTGTCGGTTGAGTTGTCCAAAAGTTGTCGTTTGTCGTCTGTCCAGCTTAAGGCTATTTTGTGCTGTGCTACTGTCGTCACGTTGTGTTTGgaacttttaattaagtacTGTTTTTTTGTCAAGTTAATGTGATCGTGAAGACATCTATCGAAATCATCAAATGTGATAGTTCGCAACGTCGGACCTTTGATCCCCTTTGCTCGTTTTTTCGCTTcatcatcatttaaaattttgtatgcaTATAGCTTGGCCCTAAGTCCGGTaaaatgagtcaaaattttcccattattCTCATCTTTCATCAGACCTGGGACCTTTTTGTTTGCTATTCGCATATTGTACGAATTTTGAGGGGGGTAGTCCGAcgtatcaaattttgaaatatcacgTTTCATGATTTCGTAGATGTCTGGTACTGTAAAGTAGTAAATTAAACTGTCGGTGTCCGTGTACATCAACTTAGATTGTTGGTTTGTGGAGTTCTGTTTGACATAGTTACAGTGGAAATCATAGATAAGTATTTTTGATAGATCTAAAATCGCGAACCCAGTGTAAATAGGTTTGTCAAAATATACCTGGGTTGTTTTCATTTCCACTATAACCATGTCTTTATCAAACATTGTAAGATTATGGAAGTTAGGTTTACAAATAAGGTCTGATGCACCATATCGACCAGACCATCTTGTAACCAATTGAACATCTTTGTGTTTCCTAACATTCTCCATAGTCTTACCGAAGACTGCGTTATTAAGGAGTTTGAAGAAATTCTTCTCAAACTCATTTTGGGCAGCCTTCCTACAGTCTGTATTCTTGTCGATGTATGTCTTTAGCCATGGGGATTGCTCAAATTTGAGTAcgcgatgaattttttttaactgcatTCCTAAACCTaaacattgttttaaattttcacaatgaattatatatttatttttatcatacagtGTTGTACATAATTTAGTAGACTTGCTACCCGGTGGTAAAAAGTGCTCAGGGCACAATGGTAAATCTTTGTGTAGCTCATGTAGCTCCTGAGGATAGTGCAAGTCTACTTCTAAAATATATCCTACATTGTCATTGGCATTTacaaagttatttacattatttaaatcatgttCATCTACCCACTCAAATGAGCCTTTAGGTAGTGGAATACTCACTGCCGCGCCATACAAATTATTGACGTCAAAATACATCAAGTATGACTCGGGTTTGTTAACATCAAATTCATTACCCATGTACCGATTGTTGGCCTTCGCATACCTATTAGTACACTGAGACACTCCACCTCGTATACCTTTCTCGAAGAAAAGTACCATTTCGGGGTCAGTCAATAGTTCCAGTTCCACATTAGTGTACTTCAGCATTGCATCAAAAGCTAATCCGGGCGCTGTGTAATAGTGCAGCGGGtctaagttataattatttaaacaattttgtctgaaatttttaaatacatcgGCCAAGAGTAATACATCAGTCTTAAGATATAGATCAGAGTACTCGCCTAATGTactgatgttaaatttattccagacAAGTTGAGCAAATGCATAATTATCGTCAGTTATACcattattagataattttgaaaaaaatgagttttgatCGGGCAACTGTTTGTCATTAAGCTTATCAATGTCTGTAATATATTCATACGGGAATACACCCTTGCGAGTAACTAATTGGAATTTTTCTGGATCTGGGTAATGAAGTTTTGTGTTTTGTTTATTGTCATCATCAAGATAGGAtgctaatttttctaaacttgATGCCATGAATCTGAATGAATCTATAAAACGTAAAGACACAGATATATCATCAATAGATTTTGTAAATGAGATATATCGCTCTTTATTAATTGGCAATAATGTGACTTTACCTTCAAAAACAGTTGCTaatgatttaatgaaaaaatgagAATCATACCCAGATAAATTGTGAAATACTACCGGTATTACATGAGATTtcggataatttaaattgcatgaAATGTGTGCAGGTCCGCGATAGTTACCCGTAAAATGGCAATGATCATAGCACTTCTCTTGATCAGAGGCTATTGTTTTTTCGCAAATATGACAAACAGTTGACCGATCATGACTCTTTTGTTGCTGTTTGTCAAGTGGTTTCATAGGtataggattttttaaatactgctCAACTTCAAATGcgaaattttcaagtttattgACAAACCACTTTACGCAATCAGATGAacgattaatttcaaattttgacaaattattgtcataattacAGTGACGATAAAATGCAATGCTGTGTGGAACGTGATTTTGAATATCATCATCCCCCTGAGGCTCTAGTGTACACTCTAAGTCTGCGTAGACAACAAACGGTACCGAGTCTTTATTAcgatagtttttaaattttaacattttgttttcattagtGGGAAATTTCATAcggactttatttaatttgaaacagtcatcattgttgttgttgatagATGTTTCTGTTTTAAAGTGACTTAAACATCGATCACAgaaatatgatttataatgtgccttagaaatttgattttttactaatcgcgatagatttttaattaaggcaaaataataaacaggcttataatttttataatcattctcattagacatatttaaatttacgttcGCCTGCACCATTtaaagatgaattttttttacatcagacttacaatttttacttaaatacaATGGTATAATGATACTTTTTTCATCTCCGAAACCGTTCAATTCTGACTCAATCCCGTATACATTGattgacaaattatttaacgtttcaaattttggaaTATCTTTCGGGGTAATTGGAAAATCAATACCTTCATACTGAAGTATGCTGCTGTAATGAGGGTACGATGTTGTCCTCTCCAGATGTCCAGTGTGAGCTTCGTGTGTTGCTGCCACAACACACCAGAGGAAGCAGTACTCGTCGTGGTTCTCGATGTTTAAGACTGCACGTTTCATCTGGATATCTTTGGGCAGTCTAACAAAAGTTGATGCTCCAGCTTGTAGAGGAACATATCTGGACATTGTGATGACCAAGCTGTGGATCTCAAGTAATCTCCACCCCGAGTCCTTTTGATTGAACTCTTCaacctttttttaataagttctCGTTGACATGGTCAGCATACCAATCAGCGAGAGATGTTGTGGGTGTAATTTCCCGACTTGTAGTGTTGAATGATTTAGTTTCATCAACGacgtcattaattttttcattccgAAATTTACATACAAGTTCGACGTTGATTTTCACCCCAGCAACATCACCCAACATTTCTtggattttttcgaaaactaaTTCCCGAGaatcattcaaaaattctctCAAGTCTGTGTGAGCAAGATTTGTGACACATCCAGTTCGAATGTTGTTCGAGAAAGCGTTATCGAGATCTTGCCATTTGATGAGTCGATGACGCATTCTCAAATCACCACCTGTAGCCAGGCCGCTGAGTTGAGCAAATTGATCGCCATACCAGCACAAAAGCACTATACTTGCTTAAACGCTTCTCTTAATTTGAACACTCGATTGTGGATCTGCCAAAATAGTCttgaaatattcaattgtCTCAACACACACCTGATAGCACCTCTGACAATGTTCTTCATTCACTGACTCTGACTGTAAGTCATTGTATGATTGTGCAACAGAATTCATCAAACCGTGAAGTGCATCAAATAATcgcgccattttttaaataatgtttttatcaattgttcacagaaaaaaaaaatgtgtcttTTGCACTAAAAACTATTAATGAGTGTCAGttgcacaaaaattaaaaactaataagtgtcagttgcacaaaaaattaaaaactaataagtgtcaattgcacaaaaaattaaaaactaataagtgtcagttgcacaaaaattaaaactaataagtgtcagttgcacaaaattaaaactaataagtgtcagttgcactaaaaataatgtctATGCACTTcacttaaactaaaaattgtttataattttttgtaaaaaaattatttaaaaaaccgtAGTGAACTTTACAGAGAACTTCACAAAAACTTTAACACAGTAAACGTCAGAGAATATTTGAGCAGAGATTCATACTTCATTCAGAGACTCGTACTTCTTTTTTGTGGAGTATGGTCTCACGCGCCTCTTTTATAGGTGGGAAACGGCTCATCAACTTCGCAGTAGAAAATTCCAGAACAACCTGTGACGTCATAAATGACGCCGTAAAAAATAGATGTCGCCCCAAAAGTGCCAACATCACCAAACAAAAAGTAGTGAAATCTCCTAGAATAACGTGTCAACATAACCTAAAACGCTAGATGGCGCGACGAATGGTATGAGGTCACCTACTGCGCagttataaaatcaaacaaagaAAACAAGTTTTTTCCTGCACATGGATGAGTCGTCAgtctaaaaatagaaattctcgaactttctactgcgcagttataaaattaaacaaagaaaacaagTTTATTCCTGCAGACGAATGAGTCAtcagtctaaaaataaattttctggaaCTTTCTACTGagcagttttaaaattaaccaatgaatttaaaatataattaatttaaaaaaagtgtggTGGGGGATAATAACAAATAGCTGtgctgaatattttaattattcagtgATTCATTGTCTGTTGTCGAGATATGAGTTATCAAAATGGAAATCATAATAGATGTGCAAGGATTTAAAGGCTCACACAATCAGTTTATTGTAAAAGAACTTGCTTCAATTACAGTccaacataaaattaatggtgTTGAAGAAATGTCATGTACGTTATTCAAACCACCTTGTGATTGGACATTATTATCAAATCAGTGTCAACGCTTAAATACCTGGGTAACATATAATCATCATGGAATTACCTGGGATGCTGGAAAAACGCAATATTTAAAGctaaaagaaacaattgaacatgtcacttataattacaaatatatttatgtaaaaggtttcgagaaaaaattatggatcCAAGATTAATTGGAAgcgaaaaaattgtaattgatttagaTGATTTTAAAGTTCCCgcgttgaaaaatataaaattattgaacaatAATTTTCGTGAATATCACTGTACATTGaacaacaataattacttGTGTGCTCtggaaaatgtaataattttaaaaaattggattcttaagaaattaataaaattgaacttgatgttattctattttttctctattttttaccccttttctttttaaagatattacgtaattatttacattttgatAACCTAGAAACtagtttaactttttataattaattattattattttaatggaattatcaaataatttacaagCATTGTGGTAGTCAAAACTGATGATAAGTTGACATCTACCCactgaaataactttttgtcACATTTTGATGACAACAAGTTGATTGAATTTACCGCCACCATTAACGATCCGATGTATCGCTTCAAATTTCCcgcgtttgaaaaaaataattacttgcatttttttttttttttttggaaaatgtaaaattggtatttaaaattaattaataaaattaaatttgatgcaACTCAAGTTGTTTtctaacaattattatttttaaatgatattaagTAATTGTTTACATTTTCATAACCTAGAAAAtagtttaactttttataattaactattattattttaattgaattatcaaatGATTTACATGCATTCTGGTAGTCAAAACTGATGATAAGTTGTCATCAACCTAATGCCCCCATCATGCTGAATGTAATAAGTTGATGACAATTTAACGTCAACTTACGGTCAAGTTTCAGTCATTTATGCCAACTTGCTGACTACCagagtatattttttacgaatttttattgtacaaCAACTAATGAATAGATACATTGATTATTACTTTAGTGTTTTATCTTATAAAAAAcaggtaattataatttatattttaattcatttaaatgaatatcgatgtatttcaataaatatcgaTGAATTTCAAACGGCTGGAATTTGATAGCCGATAATTCGAATACCATGTTGGTTACATTTTTTACTCATAGATGGCGGTATTCTAATCGTCTAAACTTCCGCGcgcaaattttcttttctaagataacatttattcatttttaattaatttatgaataaaaaaataatggtttCGATCATacattatgattttaattgatatttttatattatttatcgtaaAACATCGTTTAAATCAATTTCtttgaaaatgtaaacaaACCAGCGTGGGTTTGTTACCCACGTGCTCATACTGACCAACAATAAAAGATATGCAAATTTCTGTGATTGGtcaagaaaaatcaattttttttccgattggccctttaattttttttttgtattcgtTATAAGATTTTAGAAAAGTGGTGGGGTAGTTTCTTGTTGAAACCTATCACTATAGACAAAGGGTGTTGACAGGAATAAGTGCGTAGATTCAATTGTGATTAATATCTACTTaaaaactgtaagtaattaaacaattatttttttttcatattaataattaaataagtttttttctaacaatttgaaaaaatttttttttaataattaattgtatcgagaaattcaaataattgaagaattgatttcttgaaattttttattttgtattaataattaaatacatgaTAAATAAGTCTTTTTctgtttttcgaaaatttgttATGTCAACatgattcattatttttatttacataattaattgtttatcaGAAACTTATTCATGAAGtattttgattatcgatataaaaaattctaagaaaattaattttttctaataattatgttggaatttttcttttttagagaaaaaattttttttttttaaaagcgaaaaaacttattttaattactaataaagaaattcttagaaaaataatttttttttacacctaatgaaatatgtaaaaaaaaaaattatttttttttttttttttttttttttttttacacgttagaaaatacttatttttttataaaataagcattaaaaaaaaatcaattttctgatcattttatatattaaaataattaaaaggaaaatcaaatttaaaaaaatttatattgtattaataattaaataatcgacataattaattttctgagATGTTTTTatgtaagaaattaaatactttttgtataagttttttgcaattttttttttcttttttaaacacAAGTAatcatgttaataaaaaaaaaattaataattagaaaaaatttgtacatgacaaaaaaatttatcaagtattttttttttaattgcaagaaaaaaaagaaatggaaAGAGAATTAAATCGAacattaaatttcattgaaaggcggcttaattatttaatggtaGTGCcattaaatgtatatttaaattacaacgaAGATGTATATCTTTTGGCTGGTGATGTGCGGAGACAAGTGTCCCGCTTCTTGAGTGGAGGGGAATCGGTCACAGATGGACCGATAATTGTGATGGGCAATACAACACTTGAGCTAATCGTGGATGACTCCCGGCAAGAATGGATACTTCAAGTGCCGAATTCGAACCGGGAGTTAAGGGTGCTTTTGGATACGGCTGTTGAGGCAATTTTTGGATGGATAGGTGATGACATCGTGCATCATCAACAACAAGTTGAATCCAACATTCAAACTTTTTTgcaacatcaacaacaacaacaacaacaacaacaacaacaacaacaacaacaacaacaacaacaacaacaacaacaacaacaacaacaacaacaacaacaacaacaacaacaacaacaacaacaacaacaacaacaacaacaacaacaacaacaacaacaacaacaacaacaacaacaacaacaacaacaacaacaacaacaacaacaacaacaacaacaacaacaacaacaacaacaacaacaacaacaacaacaacaacaacaacaacaacaacaacaacaacaacaacaacaacaacaacaacaacaacaacaacaacaacaacaacaacaacaacaacaacaacaacaacaacaacaacaacaacaacaacaacaacaacaacaacaacaacaacaacaacaacaacaacaacaacaacaacaacaacaacaacaacaacaacaacaacaacaacaacaacaacaacaacaacaacaacaacaacaacaacaacaacaacaacaacaacaacaacaacaacaacaacaacaacaacaacaacaacaacaacaacaacaacaacaacaacaacaacaacaacaacaacaacaacaacaacaacaacaacaacaacaacaacaacaacaacaacaacaacaacaacaacaacaacaacaacaacaacaacaacaacaacaacaacaacaacaacaacaacaacaacaacaacaacaacaacaacaacaacaacaacaacaacaacaacaacaacaacaacaacaacaacaacaacaacaacaacaacaacaacaacaacaacaacaacaacaacaacaacaacaacaacaacaacaacaacaacaacaacaacaacaacaacaacaacaacaacaacaacaacaacaacaacaacaacaacaacaacaacaacaacaacaacaacaacaacaacaacaacaacaacaacaacaacaacaacaacaacaacaacaacaacaacaacaacaacaacaacaacaacaacaacaacaacaacaacaacaacaacaacaacaacaacaacaacaacaacaacaacaacaacaacaacaacaacaacaacaacaacaacaacaacaacaacaacaacaacaacaacaacaacaacaacaacaacaacaacaacaacaacaacaacaacaacaacaacaacaacaacaacaacaacaacaacaacaacaacaacaacaacaacaacaacaacaacaacaacaacaacaacaacaacaacaacaacaacaacaacaacaacaacaacaacaacaacaacaacaacaacaacaacaacaacaacaacaacaacaacaacaacaacaacaacaacaacaacaacaacaacaacaacaacaacaacaacaacaacaacaacaacaacaacaacaacaacaacaacaacaacaacaacaacaacaacaacaacaacaacaacaacaacaacaacaacaacaacaacaacaacaacaacaacaacaacaacaacaacaacaacaacaacaacaacaacaacaacaacaacaacaacaacaacaacaacaacaacaacaacaacaacaacaacaacaacaacaacaacaacaacaacaacaacaacaacaacaacaacaacaacaacaacaacaacaacaacaacaacaacaacaacaacaacaacaacaacaacaacaacaacaacaacaacaacaacaacaacaacaacaacaacaacaacaacaacaacaacaacaacaacaacaacaacaacaacaacaacaac
This genomic window from Microplitis demolitor isolate Queensland-Clemson2020A chromosome 6, iyMicDemo2.1a, whole genome shotgun sequence contains:
- the LOC128668016 gene encoding uncharacterized protein LOC128668016; its protein translation is MSRYVPLQAGASTFVRLPKDIQMKRAVLNIENHDEYCFLWCVVAATHEAHTGHLERTTSYPHYSSILQYEGIDFPITPKDIPKFETLNNLSINVYGIESELNGFGDEKKTSINNNNDDCFKLNKVRMKFPTNENKMLKFKNYRNKDSVPFVVYADLECTLEPQGDDDIQNHVPHSIAFYRHCNYDNNLSKFEINRSSDCVKWFVNKLENFAFEVEQYLKNPIPMKPLDKQQQKSHDRSTVCHICEKTIASDQEKCYDHCHFTGNYRGPAHISCNLNYPKSHVIPVVFHNLSGYDSHFFIKSLATVFEDSFRFMASSLEKLASYLDDDNKQNTKLHYPDPEKFQLVTRKGVFPYEYITDIDKLNDKQLPDQNSFFSKLSNNGITDDNYAFAQLVWNKFNINPLHYYTAPGLAFDAMLKYTNVELELLTDPEMVLFFEKGIRGGVSQCTNRYAKANNRYMGNEFDVNKPESYLMYFDVNNLYGAAVSIPLPKGSFEWVDEHDLNNVNNFVNANDNVGYILEVDLHYPQELHELHKDLPLCPEHFLPPGSKSTKLCLGMQLKKIHRVLKFEQSPWLKTYIDKNTDCRKAAQNEFEKNFFKLLNNAVFGKTMENVRKHKDVQLVTRWSGRYGASDLICKPNFHNLTMFDKDMVIVEMKTTQVYFDKPIYTGFAILDLSKILIYDFHCNYVKQNSTNQQSKLMYTDTDSLIYYFTVPDIYEIMKRDISKFDTSDYPPQNSYNMRIANKKFQTQRDDSSTAQNSLKLDRRQTTTFGQLNRHIAMGIHIK